One Pristiophorus japonicus isolate sPriJap1 chromosome 19, sPriJap1.hap1, whole genome shotgun sequence genomic window carries:
- the LOC139230435 gene encoding zinc-binding protein A33-like has product MAANKQVFTLTEDLTCSICLSLFVEPVRLNCDHNFCKSCIDRYWENKEQAVSCPECRAVFPQKCYKNTRVLANLSEKARQLELTPNPEKGQSHCEEHDEKLKLFCENDRTLICVICRDSPAHSEHRFLPVGDAVRKYKDQLRSSLDSLEGKKETKSELKRQQEENISELDELKESLEQDISAQFAKIHRYLEDKEKGLIEALRRQREEDVQLMEVNFATVEEELRCLEEDMSNLHAIIDQQDNIAFLTEMKRLPERYLCNEENESEEEDGSHDEDADDAEADDDDADDADADDDDDDDDDDDADDDDDDDDDADDDDDDADDADADDDDDDDDDADDDDDDDDDGDADDDDESGGNDEECESGSSEEAAKNPVGFRALTLGLFRGPLLYTIWKEMKEIISPVPAPLIFDPNTASPRLILSEDKASVKFSDRKDWFLYVNRGSFDMSPSVLGSEGFTSGKHYWEVQVEDKFEWIVGVATESANRKGEISHLPENGYWTLSLTNGNEYEADEILALSVKPKTIGVYLDYEGGQVSFYNADDMSHLSTYIDTFTAKLFPYFSPYVTDGYANAEPLKLHHLTI; this is encoded by the exons ATGGCTGCCAACAAACAGGTCTTCACCCTGACCGAGGATTTAACCTGCTCcatctgcctgtctctctttgtggAGCCGGTGCGACTGAACTGTGATCACAACTTCTGTAAATCCTGTATCGACCGGTATTGGGAAAACAAGGAGCAGGCCGTGTCCTGCCCGGAATGTCGTGCAGTCTTCCCCCAGAAATGTTATAAAAATACCAGGGTGTTGGCCAATCTCTCCGAGAAAGCTCGGCAGCTGGAGCTGACCCCGAACCCGGAGAAGGGCCAGTCTCACTGTGAGGAACACGATGAGAAGCTGAAACTGTTCTGTGAGAATGATCGGACTCTGATCTGTGTCATTTGTAGAGATTCTCCGGCACATTCAGAGCACAGGTTCCTGCCGGTCGGGGATGCGGTGAGAAAGTATAAG GACCAGCTGAGATCCTCCTTGGATTCCCTGGAAGGTAAAAAGGAAACTAAGAGTGAATTGAAACGTCAACAGGAGGAGAACATTTCAGAACTGGAT GAACTCAAGGAATCCCTGGAGCAAGACATCTCTGCACAATTTGCCAAAATCCATCGATATCTTGAAGACAAAGAAAAAGGTTTAATTGAAGCACTCAGAAGGCAACGGGAGGAAGATGTTCAATTAATGGAGGTAAACTTTGCAACAGTTGAAGAAGAATTAAGATGCCTTGAAGAGGATATGTCGAACCTTCATGCTATTATCGACCAGCAAGACAACATTGCTTTTCTCACG GAAATGAAAAGATTGCCAGAAAG ATACCTTTGCAATGAAGAAAATGAAAGTGAGGAGGAAGATGGAAGTCATGATGAAGATGCTGATGATGCTGAggctgatgatgacgatgctgatgatgctgatgctgatgatgatgatgatgatgatgatgatgacgatgctgatgatgacgatgatgatgatgatgatgctgatgatgatgatgatgatgctgatgatgctgatgctgatgatgatgatgatgatgatgacgatgctgatgatgacgatgatgatgatgatgatggcgatgctgatgatgatgatgaaagtgggGGAAATGATGAAGAATGTGAGAGTGGATCTTCTGAAGAAGCTGCTAAAAATCCAGTGGGATTCAGAGCTCTAACACTGGGACTGTTCAGGGGACCTTTACTGTACACAATATGGAAAGAAATGAAAGAGATCATCTCCCCTG TTCCAGCACCACTGATTTTCGATCCAAACACAGCATCTCCTcggctcatcctgtctgaggacAAGGCCAGCGTAAAATTCAGTGACAGAAAAGACTGGTTTCTGTATGTTAATCGAGGGAGTTTCGATATGAGTCCCAGTGTGCTGGGATCagagggattcacatcagggaaACACTACTGGGAGGTGCAGGTGGAGGACAAGTTTGAGTGGATTGTGGGTGTGGCCACAGAGTCAGCCAATAGGAAGGGAGAGATCAGTCATCTCCCTGAAAATGGATATTGGACTCTGTCTTTGACAAATGGAAACGAGTATGAGGCCGATGAGATTCTTGCATTGAGTGTGAAACCCAAGACCATCGGAGTTTACCTGGACTACGAGGGAggacaggtgtcattttacaatgcTGATGATATGTCTCATCTCTCTACTTATATTGACACATTCACTGCGAAACTCTTTCCTTATTTCTCTCCTTATGTGACCGATGGTTATGCAAATGCTGAACCTCTTAAATTGCACCATTTAACAATCTAA